One genomic segment of Fischerella sp. PCC 9605 includes these proteins:
- a CDS encoding AbrB/MazE/SpoVT family DNA-binding domain-containing protein, with amino-acid sequence MEITKVSDEGQVIIPEPLRKAHGWEVGQELIIIEMDDGILLKPKKSFPETTLDEVAGCLKYQGTPKTIEDMENAICQGIEESWHGRG; translated from the coding sequence ATGGAAATAACAAAAGTCTCCGATGAAGGGCAAGTAATTATTCCTGAACCATTACGGAAGGCTCATGGCTGGGAAGTTGGTCAGGAACTAATCATAATTGAGATGGATGATGGTATTCTTTTGAAACCAAAGAAATCTTTTCCTGAAACTACTTTAGATGAGGTTGCAGGATGTTTGAAATATCAAGGCACGCCAAAAACTATTGAAGATATGGAGAATGCTATCTGCCAAGGTATAGAGGAATCGTGGCATGGTCGCGGTTGA
- a CDS encoding type II toxin-antitoxin system VapC family toxin: MVAVDTNIIVRLLTQDDKLQYQQSLEIFQNHDVFIPDIVILETEWVLRFAYKFQREEICTALRKLFGLLNVHLNKCQFNCSSVAMA, from the coding sequence ATGGTCGCGGTTGATACTAATATTATTGTACGGCTATTGACCCAAGATGATAAATTACAGTATCAACAGAGTCTAGAGATTTTCCAAAATCATGATGTTTTTATACCAGACATAGTTATTCTCGAAACAGAATGGGTACTAAGATTCGCATATAAATTTCAACGAGAAGAAATATGTACAGCATTGCGAAAGCTTTTTGGTTTACTGAATGTTCATCTGAACAAATGCCAGTTTAATTGCTCAAGTGTTGCAATGGCATGA